Proteins co-encoded in one Stomoxys calcitrans chromosome 5, idStoCalc2.1, whole genome shotgun sequence genomic window:
- the LOC106095501 gene encoding ubiquitin-associated domain-containing protein 1 isoform X2: MQKLKNLFAKKNSRRASAASSSNTNTTLVKVDDMTRCSPSTSREYRIKVRVICPSARVLVFQTDRHRRLAELKNEVLLELSDDLATMQMFAIDAKSLSSKYRLLKADYQGSELNESQTLDQVGIANNDSIVLVLKRKHLQHLITQTRETRSPPDLDIDLATRNLPVRTSDVPMVDINEIFQQSNLQFDVRKVLISLAQSSAIVIGSGPYAKRLIAMLKQKLINKRNYQNDTTQCLVDMGFKKEKAEYALKLHNNVYSSALEWLIQRQSEDTPLEEAVMGIPRTNSMASPSGILSSDSTVENIAALLEIVRIYSYRDIPPTPDAVETLVEMGFQESDVIQALKKTCNNKAAACEWLCGNRTGSLVELREGLSQDSPILKTILQLPQVQLNLSNPKIFLAFLAILENEHTIRVWGGDNDTTSVITHILQKYHEEKHVLGINQFYSSR; this comes from the exons atgcaaaaattaaaaaatcttttcGCCAA AAAAAATTCTCGTCGAGCTTCTGCAGCTTCTTCGTCCAATACGAACACCACCCTAGTCAAAGTTGATGACATGACAAGGTGCTCCCCTTCAACGTCCAGAGAATATCGCATCAAGGTTCGTGTTATTTGTCCCTCGGCCAGGGTGCTGGTCTTTCAAACCGATCGCCATAGACGTTTGGCAGAACTGAAAAACGAAGTTTTACTTGAGTTATCTGATGATTTGGCCACCATGCAAATGTTTGCAATAGATGCAAAATCTTTAAGCTCTAAATATCGTTTGCTGAAAGCCGACTATCAAGGTTCAGAGTTGAATGAGAGTCAAACCTTAGACCAAGTGGGTATAGCCAATAATGATAGCATAGTTTTAGTTCTTAAACGCAAGCACCTGCAACATTTGATAACGCAAACGCGCGAGACTCGTTCCCCGCCCGATCTGGATATAGACTTAGCCACCCGCAATCTGCCTGTTAGAACAAGCGATGTACCCATGGTAGATATAAACGAAATTTTTCAACAATCAAAT cTACAATTTGATGTACGCAAAGTGCTTATATCCTTGGCTCAATCCTCGGCCATTGTCATTGGTTCTGGGCCCTATGCCAAACGTTTAATAGCTATGCTTAAGCAAAAACTTATTAACAAACGAAATTATCAGAACGATACAACACAGTGCCTTGTTGATATGGGCTTTAAGAAGGAAAAGGCTGAATATGCTTTGAAATTGCACAATAATGTGTACTCATCGGCACTTGAATGGCTTATACAGCGTCAAAGTGAGGATACACCACTTGAGGAAGCAGTCATGGGTATACCGCGAACAAACTCAATGGCCTCGCCTTCAGGAATACTATCGAGTGAT agtACTGTGGAAAACATTGCTGCTTTACTAGAAATAGTGCGCATATATAGTTATCGTGACATTCCGCCTACTCCGGATGCTGTGGAAACTTTAGTGGAGATGGGTTTTCAGGAATCCGATGTCATACAGGCTTTAAAAAAGACTTGTAACAATAAGGCGGCAGCTTGTGAATGGTTATGTGGCAATCGCACTGGTAGTTTAGTAGAATTACGCGAGGGCTTGTCTCAAGATTCTCCTATACTTAAAACAATATTACAATTACCACAAGTTCAACTCAATTTAAGCAATCCCAAAATATTTCTGG CCTTTTTAGCAATATTGGAAAACGAACATACTATACGTGTTTGGGGTGGAGATAATGATACCACGTCTGTTATAACACACATACTACAGAAATACCACGAGGAAAAACATGTTTTGGGCATTAATCAGTTCTACAGCAGTCGATAG
- the LOC106095501 gene encoding ubiquitin-associated domain-containing protein 1 isoform X1, giving the protein MIPWVREKFAERRAKWLARSKQQRTAANKEDQDEEEESTNSDTPRFHRLQDNPEESEPNSPGRSHHTTSGAQRKNHSPSPPCHHATRSLHSSPVKSAKKNSRRASAASSSNTNTTLVKVDDMTRCSPSTSREYRIKVRVICPSARVLVFQTDRHRRLAELKNEVLLELSDDLATMQMFAIDAKSLSSKYRLLKADYQGSELNESQTLDQVGIANNDSIVLVLKRKHLQHLITQTRETRSPPDLDIDLATRNLPVRTSDVPMVDINEIFQQSNLQFDVRKVLISLAQSSAIVIGSGPYAKRLIAMLKQKLINKRNYQNDTTQCLVDMGFKKEKAEYALKLHNNVYSSALEWLIQRQSEDTPLEEAVMGIPRTNSMASPSGILSSDSTVENIAALLEIVRIYSYRDIPPTPDAVETLVEMGFQESDVIQALKKTCNNKAAACEWLCGNRTGSLVELREGLSQDSPILKTILQLPQVQLNLSNPKIFLAFLAILENEHTIRVWGGDNDTTSVITHILQKYHEEKHVLGINQFYSSR; this is encoded by the exons ATGATTCCATGGGTACGCGAGAAATTTGCGGAAAGACGTGCTAAATGGTTAGCTCGTTCCAAACAACAGAGGACGGCAGCTAACAAGGAAGATCAAGATGAGGAAGAGGAATCAACAAATAGTGATACACCACGATTTCATCGTTTGCAGGATAATCCTGAagaatctgagccaaattcacccGGTCGCAGCCATCATACAACGTCTGGGGCACAGAGAAAAAATCATTCGCCTTCACCTCCATGTCATCATGCGACGCGTTCGTTGCACTCATCACCGGTCAAATCAGCCAA AAAAAATTCTCGTCGAGCTTCTGCAGCTTCTTCGTCCAATACGAACACCACCCTAGTCAAAGTTGATGACATGACAAGGTGCTCCCCTTCAACGTCCAGAGAATATCGCATCAAGGTTCGTGTTATTTGTCCCTCGGCCAGGGTGCTGGTCTTTCAAACCGATCGCCATAGACGTTTGGCAGAACTGAAAAACGAAGTTTTACTTGAGTTATCTGATGATTTGGCCACCATGCAAATGTTTGCAATAGATGCAAAATCTTTAAGCTCTAAATATCGTTTGCTGAAAGCCGACTATCAAGGTTCAGAGTTGAATGAGAGTCAAACCTTAGACCAAGTGGGTATAGCCAATAATGATAGCATAGTTTTAGTTCTTAAACGCAAGCACCTGCAACATTTGATAACGCAAACGCGCGAGACTCGTTCCCCGCCCGATCTGGATATAGACTTAGCCACCCGCAATCTGCCTGTTAGAACAAGCGATGTACCCATGGTAGATATAAACGAAATTTTTCAACAATCAAAT cTACAATTTGATGTACGCAAAGTGCTTATATCCTTGGCTCAATCCTCGGCCATTGTCATTGGTTCTGGGCCCTATGCCAAACGTTTAATAGCTATGCTTAAGCAAAAACTTATTAACAAACGAAATTATCAGAACGATACAACACAGTGCCTTGTTGATATGGGCTTTAAGAAGGAAAAGGCTGAATATGCTTTGAAATTGCACAATAATGTGTACTCATCGGCACTTGAATGGCTTATACAGCGTCAAAGTGAGGATACACCACTTGAGGAAGCAGTCATGGGTATACCGCGAACAAACTCAATGGCCTCGCCTTCAGGAATACTATCGAGTGAT agtACTGTGGAAAACATTGCTGCTTTACTAGAAATAGTGCGCATATATAGTTATCGTGACATTCCGCCTACTCCGGATGCTGTGGAAACTTTAGTGGAGATGGGTTTTCAGGAATCCGATGTCATACAGGCTTTAAAAAAGACTTGTAACAATAAGGCGGCAGCTTGTGAATGGTTATGTGGCAATCGCACTGGTAGTTTAGTAGAATTACGCGAGGGCTTGTCTCAAGATTCTCCTATACTTAAAACAATATTACAATTACCACAAGTTCAACTCAATTTAAGCAATCCCAAAATATTTCTGG CCTTTTTAGCAATATTGGAAAACGAACATACTATACGTGTTTGGGGTGGAGATAATGATACCACGTCTGTTATAACACACATACTACAGAAATACCACGAGGAAAAACATGTTTTGGGCATTAATCAGTTCTACAGCAGTCGATAG
- the LOC106095404 gene encoding sialin gives MVYSNLPCLNIVPKRFNIAVMLFMACLMSYMMRVNLSINIIAMVENTDANSTEVLPDYGPRYNWSQSDQAMLLGAFFYGYMITSLPAGMLAENFGGKAVAGYSCLLAGVLTALTPLAASWDKWAVWAIRFGIGFLTGVVYPCCHNLVSKWAPPDEKGKFVASLMGGTFGTVITWPISGVIIENMGWDWAFYMVGIFVAIVCAAWFIVVDDSPAQHTTISISEREYIEKSLGETVSNKKRYPPYKSLLVSMPFWSLLFLHYGSMWGLFFLITATPKFLSEVLGFNLSSAGFLSSLPHLARLICAFGFGAVADWIRRKNWLTVTKMRKVFCLPSHVIPGLFLVVLAFFGKDPYVCVAIMTISLAFNGAATASNLQNSQDLAPNYAGTLYGIINCVGTTPGIFSPMIVAAFTKENNTIEQWHYIFLIGAAAYILPAIVFWIFGSGKIQKWNELDTSSSKEEIINTKL, from the exons taAACATAGTACCGAAGCGTTTCAACATCGCTGTTATGTTATTCATGGCCTGCCTCATGAGCTACATGATGCGTGTCAACTTGTCCATAAATATCATAGCTATGGTTGAGAACACAGATGCCAACTCCACAGAAGTATTGCCAGAT TATGGTCCACGCTACAATTGGAGTCAAAGTGATCAGGCTATGCTATTGGGAGCCTTTTTCTATGGCTATATGATCACCTCATTGCCTGCTGGCATGTTGGCCGAAAATTTTGGTGGAAAAGCAGTGGCGGGATATAGCTGTTTGTTGGCTGGAGTTTTAACGGCTCTAACGCCCCTAGCGGCATCATGGGATAAATGGGCAGTATGGGCGATACGTTTTGGTATTGGCTTTTTAACG GGTGTGGTATATCCTTGCTGTCATAATTTGGTCTCAAAATGGGCTCCACCCGacgaaaaaggaaaatttgtAGCCTCGCTGATGGGTGGCACTTTTGGTACGGTTATAACATGGCCCATTAGTGGTGTTATCATAGAAAATATGGGCTGGGACTGGGCCTTCTATATGGTGGGAATTTTTGTGGCAATTGTATGTGCAGCATGGTTTATAGTGGTAGACGATAGTCCTGCCCAGCACACCACAATCAGTATTAGCGAAAGGGAGTACATAGAAAAGAGTCTGGGTGAAACGGTGTCAAATAAGAAG cGTTATCCTCCTTACAAATCACTTCTGGTATCGATGCCCTTCTGGTCCTTGTTGTTCTTGCATTATGGCAGCATGTGGGGATTATTCTTCCTGATTACAGCCACACCTAAATTCTTGAGCGAAGTTTTAGGTTTTAATTTGTCCTCGGCTGGTTTTCTTTCATCTCTACCTCATTTGGCGCGCTTAATTTGTGCTTTTGGTTTTGGCGCCGTAGCCGATTGGATTAGACGCAAAAATTGGCTAACGGTTACCAAAATGAGAAAAGTTTTCTGTTTACCTT CTCATGTTATTCCTGGCTTATTTTTGGTTGTATTGGCATTCTTTGGTAAAGATCCCTATGTGTGTGTGGCCATAATGACAATATCATTGGCCTTTAATGGTGCTGCTACGGCTTCCAATTTGCAAAACAGTCAAGATCTGGCACCTAACTATGCCGGAACATTATATGGCATTATCAATTGTGTGGGTACAACACCGGGAATCTTCTCGCCAATGATTGTGGCGGCTTTCACAAAAGAAAAC AACACTATTGAGCAATGGCATTATATATTCCTTATCGGTGCTGCTGCATACATTCTACCCGCCATTGTTTTCTGGATATTTGGTTCTGGAAAAATACAAAAGTGGAATGAACTGGACACATCTTCCTCCAAAGAGGAGATAATTAATACAAAATTGTAA
- the LOC131997748 gene encoding uncharacterized protein LOC131997748: MCDDAAADAAALLIIYTCFDIEHKKQEKKKIEKKRKRKWSEEWLLERKKHSHVATLKNMEMLTPRDYKNFLRMDVDTYEELLRWVTPAIKKEDTVMRDAITPNERLSATLRFLASGQSYEDLKFLTKISAQSLGGIILETSKAIIAALKPFIKMPRNSDEWKTIANDFENRWNFNHCVGAIDGKHVNIVKPSKSGSYFYNYKKNFSIVMMALVGANYEFLMVEVGINGRCSDAGVFAQSKLKQMYDDYGLNLPAPEMLPLTEDVVPYVIVGDDAFPLLENLMKPYSRHNLTEEEIIFNYRLSRARRIVENAFGILANRFRILHTTINLCPEKASIITLACCYLHNYLCFKNSNIYLKRSENEENLNLTDLEPIAHGNSSNNAKNVRHKLSNYFNSVGAVPWQYNAS, from the exons ATGTGCGACGATGCAGCGGCTGATGCAGCTGCGCttttaattatatatacatGTTTCGACATAGAacataaaaaacaagaaaagaaaaaaatcgaaaaaaaaagaaaaagaaaatggagtgAAGAGTGGCTGCTCGAAAGAAAAAAGCATTCCCATGTAGCAACGCTCAAAAATATGGAAATGCTTACTCCAAgggattataaaaattttttacgcATGGATGTAGATACCTATGAAGAACTATTAAGGTGGGTAACGCCAGCAATAAAAAAGGAGGACACAGTGATGCGTGACGCTATTACGCCAAATGAAAGACTTTCAGCGACGTTACGCTTCCTTGCTTCTGGGCAAAGCTATGAGGACCTTAAATTTCTAACCAAAATATCGGCCCAAAGTCTTGGTGGAATCATATTGGAGACGTCGAAAGCTATTATTGCAGCACTAAAACCATTTATTAAG atgccACGCAACTCTGatgaatggaaaacaattgccAATGACTTCGAAAATAGATGGAATTTTAACCACTGCGTGGGAGCCATCGACGGAAAGCATGTGAATATAGTGAAACCGTCTAAATCTGGCTCGTACTTCTACAATTACAAGAAAAACTTCAGTATTGTGATGATGGCACTGGTGGGCGCAAATTATGAGTTTTTAATGGTCGAGGTTGGAATAAATGGAAGATGTTCAGATGCAGGTGTTTTTGCTCAGTCGAAGTTAAAGCAAATGTACGACGATTATGGATTGAATTTGCCAGCCCCGGAAATGTTACCGTTAACCGAAGATGTGGTTCCCTATGTTATTGTTGGAGACGACGCCTTCCCACTTTTAGAGAACCTCATGAAGCCTTACAGTCGGCACAACTTAACAGAGGAGGAAATTATATTCAATTACCGACTATCGAGAGCTCGACGAATAGTGGAAAATGCGTTCGGAATTTTAGCGAACCGTTTTAGAATTCTGCACACAACAATTAATTTGTGCCCCGAAAAGGCTTCAATTATAACTCTTGCCTGCTGCTACTTGCATAATTACTtatgttttaaaaattcaaatatatacTTGAAACGCAGTGAGAATGAAGAGAATTTAAATTTGACTGACTTGGAACCAATTGCTCATGGTAATTCGTCAAATAACGCGAAAAATGTTCGGCACAAACTGAGCAACTATTTTAACAGCGTTGGTGCCGTACCCTGGCAGTACAATGCCTCCTAA
- the LOC131997749 gene encoding uncharacterized protein LOC131997749, producing MASKDFMIEFFDVLKNENAIWQTKSEKYKDKLEKQKSWEKLVTKWKEVDKNASVDLVKKKYNCLRTTYRRELQKMRKSERSGAGAEDIYVPSLWYFDHLNFLLDQETQLEGISTFDETFDAEIEKEPKKKKFDPTDFLETAVDHLKKTVPKANKDEADIYGEAWAVTFRKLRPEQKIYAKKVMDEALVYAQLGNLTLQSSVSLGQQQVQQQVYLQVQPRKPMSNFHHNNQNSKPYASASSTYSSFSAISPHGTPSPSPVLSTRPPSRFHFSDESATPLYATPTPSPAYSTVSSHHSTHLDETVHIIPDEVVPSENAFQQLFDTLEYE from the exons ATGGCAAGCAAAGACTTTATGATAGAATTTTTTGATgtgttaaaaaatgaaaatgccatttggcaaacaaaaagtgaaaaatataaagacaaattagaaaaacaaaaatcatgggAAAAACTCGTAACAAAATGGAAAGAGGTTGATAAAAATGCTTCGGTGGacctagtaaaaaaaaaatataattgccTACGAACAACGTACAGAAGGGAGCTGCAGAAGATGCGCAAAAGCGAAAGGTCAGGTGCAGGTGCTGAGGATATATACGTGCCGTCGCTGTGGTATTTTGACCATCTTAATTTTTTGCTCGACCAAGAGACACAGTTGGAAGGCATTTCTACGTTTGATGAGACGTTTGACGCAGAAATTGAAAAG gaaccaaagaaaaaaaaattcgatccGACAGATTTTCTAGAAACGGCTGTCgaccatctgaaaaaaactGTCCCAAAAGCAAATAAGGACGAGGCAGATATTTATGGTGAAGCGTGGGCAGTAACATTCCGCAAATTAAGGCCGGAgcaaaaaatatatgcaaaaaagGTGATGGACGAAGCCCTTGTGTACGCGCAACTAGGCAATCTGACGCTACAAAGTTCCGTGAGCCTTGGGCAGCAACAAGTACAACAACAAGTTTACTTGCAAGTGCAACCACGGAAACCTAtgtccaattttcaccacaACAACCAAAACTCAAAGCCTTACGCGTCTGCTTCCTCAACATATTCGTCTTTTTCCGCAATTTCACCTCATGGAACACCATCACCTTCACCAGTTTTATCAACAAGGCCACCCAGTCGCTTCCACTTTTCGGATGAATCGGCAACGCCGTTATATGCGACACCAACACCTTCACCTGCTTATTCAACAGTGTCATCCCACCACAGCACCCACTTAGATGAAACCGTGCATATAATACCTGACGAGGTAGTGCCAtcagaaaatgcatttcagcAGCTTTTTGACACGTTAGAATATGAATag